Proteins encoded together in one Vitis vinifera cultivar Pinot Noir 40024 chromosome 4, ASM3070453v1 window:
- the LOC100256390 gene encoding protein PELOTA 1 → MKIIRRDLVANGPGSVKMVPVDSDDLWYAYNLIAPGDTVLAVTVRKVLREVASGGRDAERVKLKLEIKVEVADYDKVGSVLRIRGKNILENEYVKIGQFHTLEIEQHRPFVLRKVVWDSLALDTLNQASDPAASADLAVVLMQEGLAHVILIGRSLTITRSRIEASIPRKHGPAIAGYEAALNKFFENVLQAFLKYVDFNVVRCAVIASPGFTKDQFHRHLLLEAERRQLRSIIENKSRIILVHTSSGYKHSLKEVLDAPNVMNMIKDTKAAQEVQALKDFFNMLSNDPARACYGPKHVEVAHERMAVQTLLITDDLFRSADIPTRQKYVNFVNSVKDSGGTAHIFSSMHVSGEQLAQLTGIAAILRFPLPDLEDIEM, encoded by the exons ATGAAGATCATCAGGAGAGACTTAGTCGCCAACGGCCCCGGCAGCGTTAAG ATGGTGCCGGTCGATTCTGATGATCTTTGGTATGCTTATAACCTAATTGCTCCAGGAGACACAGTTTTGGCTGTTACTGTTAG GAAAGTCCTAAGAGAGGTGGCTTCGGGAGGAAGGGATGCAGAACGTGTGAAGCTAAAGCTGGAAATAAAAGTTGAG GTTGCGGACTATGACAAAGTAGGGTCTGTTTTGCGTATACGGGGAAAGAATATCCTAGAGAATGAATATGTAAAG ATAGGGCAATTCCATACTTTAGAAATTGAGCAGCATCGCCCTTTTGTGTTAAGGAAG GTGGTTTGGGACTCATTGGCTTTAGATACACTCAATCAGGCCTCTG ATCCTGCTGCAAGTGCTGATTTAGCAGTGGTTTTGATGCAAGAAGGATTAGCACATGTTATCCTCATTGGTAGAAG CCTTACAATTACTCGCTCCCGGATAGAAGCTTCAATTCCTCGCAAACATGGGCCTGCTATTGCTGGTTATGAGGCA GCTTTGAATAAGTTTTTCGAGAATGTTTTACAG GCTTTCCTGAAATATGTGGACTTCAATGTTGTTCGCTGTGCTGTCATTGCAAGTCCAGGTTTCACCAAG GATCAATTTCATCGTCATTTATTGTTGGAGGCAGAACGAAGACAGCTGAGATCTATTATTGAGAATAAGTCACGCATAATTCTTGTGCATACGTCCTCTGGATACAA GCATAGTTTAAAAGAGGTTTTGGATGCACCAAATGTGATGAACATGATAAAGGATACAAAAGCAGCACAAGAG GTCCAAGCTCTCAAAGATTTTTTCAACATGCTTTCAAAT GATCCAGCTCGGGCATGCTATGGACCAAAGCATGTTGAGGTTGCCCATGAAAGAATGGCTGTGCAGACGCTTCTTATAACTGATGATCTCTTCAG GAGTGCTGATATTCcaacaaggcaaaaatatgtgAATTTTGTCAATTCAGTCAAGGATTCAGGGGGCACTGCTCATATATTCTCATCCATGCATGTGTCAGGAGAAC AGCTGGCACAGCTGACTGGAATTGCAGCAATtctccggttccctctgccaGACCTGGAAGACATCGAGATGTGA